The Geovibrio ferrireducens genome contains the following window.
TATGACAATGCGCTCTCTCATTGTGGCGGCATATACCATAAAAAAGCAGGGGCTCTTTAACCTGAAAATATCCGGCAGGCTGCCGGGGTATAAAAATTACCTCCGCATGGGAGTGGCTAAGGATAAGCCGCTTCTTGCGGGCATTCTCAACAAAGGAATAGCGACAATAAGCAATACTGAGCGTGAGGAGATAATCAACCGTCACGTCTCCATAAATGTTCATACCCCAGCAAACTATAAGCTTCTGCTCAAAATTTTTGCTGTGGCTGCGGTGCTGTTCCTTATTTTTATACGTTCAAACTTAAAGCTTAGGGAACTCAACAAAAGGCTGGAAAAGGTATCACAGACAGATATGCTGACCGGGCTGTACAACAGAACCATGATAGATTCCGGATATTATTCGGAGTTTGAGCGTTCAAGAAGGTACAGGCGGCCTTTTTCTGTTATAATGTTTGATGTAGACCACTTTAAGCAGGTAAACGATAAGCTTGGTCATCTGGAAGGCGACAGAGTGCTGACGGAGATAGCTGCGGCGCTCAGGAGAACACTGCGCAGCTCAGACATTGCCGGGCGCTGGGGCGGAGAGGAGTTTCTGGTTCTCTGCCCGGAAACGGCGGCTGAGGATGCCGTCAGGCTGGGTGAAAGGATAAAAAGCTCAGTGGCATGCCTCGAAACCAAAGACAGCAGACAGATAACCGTTAGTCTGGGTGTAGCTCAGGCAGAAGAACAGGACACGCCGGACAGCCTGCTGTTTCGTGCTGATAAGGCTCTTTATCAGGCAAAAAATACAGGCAGGAACAAGGTCTGCCGCATCTGATTTTTTTCCTCTGAAAGCTCTTCCTGCTAAAAAATTTATACACAATAGGGGTCGGACTATGAAGCCTAAATACCTTATCCCTGTTTTGGTCATAGCCTTTTTTGTTATTTCCGTATGTCTCTTTGAGCTGTACCGCGGCAGGGCTGTGTTCAGAAATACTGCCCTCGCGCAGACAAAGCAGATATACGATATTCTTATTGCCACCAGACAGTGGAATGCCATGCTCGGCTGGATATATGCCCCCGTGAGTGAGGACTGCCCGCCGAACCCTTACCTGACAGTGGATAACAGAGATGTGCGCACTGAGGACGGCCAGCTTCTTACAATGGTTAACCCTGCTTATATGACCAGACAGATCGGAGAGATAATCAACCGCAGGATAAATATAAAAATCAAGCTCACGGGAAGAAATCCCCTCCGGCCGGAAAACGCTCCTCTTCCATGGGAGGAGGCAGCGCTGGACAGTTTTGACAAAGGAACAGGCGAATATTATATATGGGCGGAGGAAAACGGGTCGCACTACATAAAATATGCCGCGCCGCTGGTTGTTCAGGCGGCGTGTCTTCAATGTCATGAAGGTTATGTTCCGGGCGATATTCTTGGCGGACTCACCATAGTGCGGAATCTGGATGTACTGCGCAGTGGGCACATCGCGAAAAATACATGGACTGTGCTTCTGATGATTACCCTCGGTCTGCTCGCTGTTGCTGTGATATATTTTTTGCAGAGAAAGCTGGAGAAGGCGGACAATGCGCTGGCGGAAAAGGTAGATGAACTGAACATAGAAATAAGGAAAAGAGAGGAGAGCGAGGCCGCAGTAGCCAAACAGACAAGGCTGAACAACATGGCCGAAGTTCTGCGCTCAATAGCCCACCACTGGCGTCAGCCTATGAACTCGTTCTGCGCCACTGTGCAGCATATTCAGGATTCCTACGACCTGAATGAGGATGATAATGAACTGGTGAATGAAACCCTTGCTTCCGTGATCAAGCTGTCGGGCACAATTGACAGCTTCACCAAAACTTTCGCAAGGACAGAGCAGTCAGCACTGTTTGACCTCTGTGAGGCTCTGGTGGAGACGGCAGAGATATACGAGCCCTATCTGCACGAGAAAGGCATAAGGCTGACCATAAGAAGAGGGCTGGACACCGTACAGCCGGAAACTCTTAATCTTGCGGGCCCGGTTTATGAGTGCGGCCGGTTCGATTCATGCAGTTTCGGATGCCTGGACGGAAAGGCGATGCGGATAAAAGGGGATCTGGGCGAGTTCCGCCACCTCATTTCGTTCTTCATCACAAACGCCATTGAGTCTGTACTTGAGAGAAAACTCCGTGAAAAGAAGATTTTATCTCATGTGGATATTGAATATTTTCGCTCGGAGGGGTATTACTGTATAAGAATTGCCGACAACGGAACCGGCATTAAGAATGATGATTTCAGCAGACTGTTTGAACCGTACTTTTCCACCAAAGGCTGCGGCTCCGGCAGAGGTCTGGGGCTCTACATGGCCTCAGATATAGCCGACAGATGCTTCAGCGGCTCTGTACATGCTGAAAAGGTTTCCGATGGGGCTTCTTTTATCATAAAACTTCGGGGCTGATGCACGCACCGCCCCGCGGCCGGGCGGTTATATGGTTAAATCCATCAGCAGCATAAGAAAAAAAACAGCTATTCTCCTTGCATCGGTTCTGGCTTTCTTCGCGCTTATTTTTTCCGCCCTGCTCTATTACGAACAGAAAAGTGTTCTTCAGGCAAAAGTGACTGAAGCCGATAAAAAGATGGTTCTGCTTTTTGAAGCTCATCTTAAAAGACTTACAAAGGTTTACCTTGCCCGCCTTTCCGAGATTGCCGATTCCGAAGAGTTTACCGCAGCCTTGGCGGACGGTGACCGCGAAAGGATCATAAAAATACTTACGCCGAAATATGAATCGCTCCAAAGAAATAATCCCTATCTCTATATTCTTCATGTCCACACTCAGGAGTCCCATTCGTTTGTGCGGATGCACATGCAGGATAAATTCGGTGACAGCCTGAACTCCTACCGTGATTCCGTGATGGAGGTAAACTCCGGTCTGCGCCCTGTTTACGGCTTTGAGGTCGGCGCGGGAGGGCTTTACTACCGGATAATAAGGCCTGTGATAGACAGTAAAGGCAGGCATCTGGGCAGCATAGAGGCGGGGATAGATCCGCAGTACTTCTATGAAACCATAAGGGAGTTCATGCCGGAGCTCATTCCTTATATAAGCGTTGCCAAAAGCAGCCTTGACCCGGCGGCAGAGGGAAGCGCAGGACGGATATACCATTCAGGCGGAGACAGTGCGCCTCTTGTGGAGGAGTTTGCCGATACTGACAGGAAGATAATAGAGTTTAATTCAAGATACTATGCGGTATGTCGGGGCACTGTATTCAAGAATTTCAGAGGGCAGGATGCCGCAGTGCTCAGGGCGTTTTATGATGTGACCGAGGCACGCCTTGTTATCGCGGAGAAAACATTCTTTTTCTTTGCCATTTCCGTTCTGCTTTTCATAATTATTTACCTGATAATGCGCAAAGGCTTTGAGAGCTTCCTCAGCTACTACAGCGAGAGGAACAGGGAGCTGGACAGCCTGTACTCACTGTTTGACGAGGGTTTTACGGTAATTTTCCGCTGGAGCAACACACTCAACTGGGATGTGACATTCTGCACAGGCAATGTCAGGCGTGTTTTCGGCTACAGCCCGGAGGAGTTTTGTTCGGGTTCGGTGAAATATGTGTCAGCTGTGCACAGCGAGGATCTCGGCAGGGTTATAAGCGAAGTCAAAAGTGCTGTTGAGAGCGGTGTACAGAGCTTTACCCATGAGCCGTACAGGATAATAGCCAAAGACGGCCGCGTAAGATGGGTTTTTGATTCAACCAAGATAATCAGGGATGAAAAAGGCAAAGCGCTCCGGTTTCAGGGTTATATATGCGATATAACGGATCTTTACGCTGAAATGGATGAGCTCAGAAAAACAATGAACAGGTATAAGCTTGCTGTTGATGCCTCCGGAATAGGTCTGTGGGACTGGAATCTCCAGAGCGATGAGGTTTTCTTTTCGGCGGAATGGAAGTCTATGCTCGGCTACGATGAGAAGGAGATCAAAGGCTACGCCCAGTCATGGAGGGATCTCATCCATGCGGAGGACAGGGAGAAGGCTGCCGATGAAGTGGCCAGAATGCTTTCCGGTGAGTCTGAGCGCCTTGCATGTGAGTTCAGGATGAAGTGTAAGGACGGCTCGTACAGATGGGTCAGCTCATTTGCCAAAACAGTTTTCAGCGAGGACGGAAAACCTCTGCGGGCTGTGGGGCTCCATATAGACATTACGGACAGAAAGCTGCTTGAGATAAAGCTGGATGACAACGGCAGGTTCCTTGAGGTTCTGCTGGAAAATCTCCCCGTTCCGGTGTTTTACAAAGACCGGAGCCTGAAATATATAGGCTGTAATCAGCGCTTTCTGGAATTTATGGGTGCGCAGTCAAAGAATGAGATTATAGGTCAGCGCGATTTCAGCTTCCTTGATCCAAAGCAGTCCGATATTCAGAGCAGCTATGACAAGCTTGCCCTTGAGGATACAGGGCGGATGCATGAATACGAAGTTGATCTCACCACCCTGCGGGGCAGCAGAAGGAAGGTGATAATCTATAAACGAGCCTTTAAAAATTCCGCGGGTGAAC
Protein-coding sequences here:
- a CDS encoding c-type heme family protein: MKPKYLIPVLVIAFFVISVCLFELYRGRAVFRNTALAQTKQIYDILIATRQWNAMLGWIYAPVSEDCPPNPYLTVDNRDVRTEDGQLLTMVNPAYMTRQIGEIINRRINIKIKLTGRNPLRPENAPLPWEEAALDSFDKGTGEYYIWAEENGSHYIKYAAPLVVQAACLQCHEGYVPGDILGGLTIVRNLDVLRSGHIAKNTWTVLLMITLGLLAVAVIYFLQRKLEKADNALAEKVDELNIEIRKREESEAAVAKQTRLNNMAEVLRSIAHHWRQPMNSFCATVQHIQDSYDLNEDDNELVNETLASVIKLSGTIDSFTKTFARTEQSALFDLCEALVETAEIYEPYLHEKGIRLTIRRGLDTVQPETLNLAGPVYECGRFDSCSFGCLDGKAMRIKGDLGEFRHLISFFITNAIESVLERKLREKKILSHVDIEYFRSEGYYCIRIADNGTGIKNDDFSRLFEPYFSTKGCGSGRGLGLYMASDIADRCFSGSVHAEKVSDGASFIIKLRG
- a CDS encoding PAS domain-containing protein encodes the protein MVKSISSIRKKTAILLASVLAFFALIFSALLYYEQKSVLQAKVTEADKKMVLLFEAHLKRLTKVYLARLSEIADSEEFTAALADGDRERIIKILTPKYESLQRNNPYLYILHVHTQESHSFVRMHMQDKFGDSLNSYRDSVMEVNSGLRPVYGFEVGAGGLYYRIIRPVIDSKGRHLGSIEAGIDPQYFYETIREFMPELIPYISVAKSSLDPAAEGSAGRIYHSGGDSAPLVEEFADTDRKIIEFNSRYYAVCRGTVFKNFRGQDAAVLRAFYDVTEARLVIAEKTFFFFAISVLLFIIIYLIMRKGFESFLSYYSERNRELDSLYSLFDEGFTVIFRWSNTLNWDVTFCTGNVRRVFGYSPEEFCSGSVKYVSAVHSEDLGRVISEVKSAVESGVQSFTHEPYRIIAKDGRVRWVFDSTKIIRDEKGKALRFQGYICDITDLYAEMDELRKTMNRYKLAVDASGIGLWDWNLQSDEVFFSAEWKSMLGYDEKEIKGYAQSWRDLIHAEDREKAADEVARMLSGESERLACEFRMKCKDGSYRWVSSFAKTVFSEDGKPLRAVGLHIDITDRKLLEIKLDDNGRFLEVLLENLPVPVFYKDRSLKYIGCNQRFLEFMGAQSKNEIIGQRDFSFLDPKQSDIQSSYDKLALEDTGRMHEYEVDLTTLRGSRRKVIIYKRAFKNSAGEPAGVIGAFADVTEMKSLQRMLMNNAEEVHRAKKDLDDAQALAKIGSWRYEMGTGRMVWSDEHYRILGLESGSVLPSFELFLEFVGKRDRERIKAVIDKALKDKKAFSEEHILNIPGEEHRHVHIRGSVITGENGVPVALIGTLQDVTDIKNAQLALDRMNRMLSEYTEIVDKNVIISRTDLNGRILYVSDAFCGVAELPREELIGRTHSIISHPDMDKAVYKDLWETIAWGNVWKGELKNRSGKGNAYWVSVTISPTYGKSGRINGYTAVSTDITVKKQMEKLSVTDPLTGLYNRLRLDAVFRKELERCERYGCPLSVILIDVDGFKSINDSYGHQTGDVVLREAADVLRKNIRKTDTIGRWGGEEFLIICPETELDGAVRLAEKLRMAFAAHEFMIVGSVTCSIGVTEYEEQSTESVMMRAADQALYQAKKEGRNCVVSGRIGKN
- a CDS encoding diguanylate cyclase — its product is MFKRFLLLILLLSVCSPAFALEFTSAEVEYIKNNPEVRLCVDPDWVPFERINEEGKHEGIAADLLALISSRTGIKFVLVPTKDWDESLALSKSGGCDALSFLNSTPQREEWLIFTEPHFTDSNVFITREEHSFIADPADLPDETIVFPKGTAMEELIRRDYPNLKIIITDSEIGAFNMVSDRKADMTMRSLIVAAYTIKKQGLFNLKISGRLPGYKNYLRMGVAKDKPLLAGILNKGIATISNTEREEIINRHVSINVHTPANYKLLLKIFAVAAVLFLIFIRSNLKLRELNKRLEKVSQTDMLTGLYNRTMIDSGYYSEFERSRRYRRPFSVIMFDVDHFKQVNDKLGHLEGDRVLTEIAAALRRTLRSSDIAGRWGGEEFLVLCPETAAEDAVRLGERIKSSVACLETKDSRQITVSLGVAQAEEQDTPDSLLFRADKALYQAKNTGRNKVCRI